One region of Termitidicoccus mucosus genomic DNA includes:
- a CDS encoding DUF294 nucleotidyltransferase-like domain-containing protein, with product MTAPRNPIPGRVADALRRFPPFSMLPEIVVAELAARADIWVVPMGDFIWKQGAHPGDEVMFLAQGRVEYIWEHDGRSERVDVRDVGDVLGLSALVRGEPFRVTAQAVEDCMLYGLSWPRFKDVLDRHDEARNYVRRHLFWAVRVGSQIEYSEPTESSVAGRAKNILQAHIEGAQPVQPRPLERLLTCQPDDTIAEAAALMSAKRVPSILVVDAGRRPLGIVSGNSFVKHVIVDGMPKDTPVSRIMAKPVFTISPRTSAMAASLLMLRERIGQVCVTEDGTPGTPALDVCTHKDLLAQSGHHPTGMLYEIRVAKSPARFREVCDEIEQIVREYLEAGASAIYVGQICAELYDELATRLIALSIDELADEGIPLPRGVDWAWMSVGSDGRREQILRTDMDNGFVFTPSGTAEADEAARQVFLKLAAKVVDKLVAAGFARCQGGVMALNPRWCRTTDEWIAEIESFNAGLDGDALLRATVLYDLRFVAGERELCDRLREHIYATASTNLPLQHRLAELIVDNTPPLNFIGRFVIEKLGGGGGEFDLKNRGMAPLRDAARLFSLRHKLSRRYSTGGRWDELRRTVPQRGELAALARDAYDYLLRLRTLNGLRRGDSGRHLDPESLTKLERAQLANVFDVVRTVQQAVRMEFATDNTRIG from the coding sequence ATGACCGCCCCCCGCAATCCCATTCCCGGCCGCGTGGCCGACGCGCTCCGGCGTTTCCCGCCGTTCTCGATGCTGCCGGAAATCGTCGTCGCCGAGCTGGCCGCGCGCGCCGACATCTGGGTCGTGCCGATGGGCGATTTCATCTGGAAACAAGGCGCGCACCCCGGCGACGAAGTCATGTTCCTCGCCCAGGGCCGCGTCGAATACATCTGGGAGCACGACGGGCGCAGCGAGCGCGTTGACGTGCGCGACGTCGGCGACGTGCTCGGCCTCTCCGCGCTCGTGCGCGGCGAGCCGTTTCGCGTGACCGCCCAGGCCGTGGAGGACTGCATGCTCTACGGCCTCTCGTGGCCGCGTTTCAAGGACGTGCTCGACCGGCACGACGAGGCGCGAAACTATGTGCGCCGCCACCTCTTCTGGGCCGTGCGGGTCGGCTCGCAAATCGAATACTCCGAGCCCACCGAATCCAGCGTCGCCGGCCGCGCGAAAAACATCCTCCAGGCGCACATCGAGGGCGCGCAGCCTGTCCAGCCGCGCCCGCTCGAACGCCTCCTCACCTGCCAGCCCGACGACACCATCGCCGAGGCCGCCGCCCTCATGTCGGCCAAACGCGTCCCGTCCATCCTCGTCGTCGATGCCGGCCGCCGCCCGCTCGGCATCGTGTCGGGCAACAGCTTCGTGAAACACGTCATCGTGGACGGCATGCCGAAGGACACGCCCGTGTCGCGCATCATGGCGAAACCCGTCTTCACCATCTCGCCGCGCACCAGCGCCATGGCCGCATCGCTGCTCATGCTGCGCGAACGCATCGGCCAGGTTTGCGTCACCGAGGACGGCACGCCCGGCACCCCCGCACTCGATGTCTGCACGCACAAGGACCTCCTCGCGCAAAGCGGCCACCACCCGACCGGCATGCTCTACGAAATCCGCGTCGCGAAATCCCCCGCGCGCTTCCGCGAGGTGTGCGACGAGATCGAGCAGATCGTGCGCGAATACCTCGAGGCCGGCGCGTCCGCCATCTACGTCGGCCAGATCTGCGCCGAGCTCTACGACGAACTCGCCACGCGCCTCATCGCGCTCTCCATCGACGAACTCGCGGACGAAGGCATCCCGCTCCCGCGCGGCGTTGACTGGGCCTGGATGTCCGTCGGCAGCGACGGGCGGCGCGAGCAAATCCTGCGCACCGACATGGACAACGGTTTCGTCTTCACGCCCTCCGGCACCGCCGAGGCCGACGAGGCGGCGCGCCAGGTTTTCCTCAAGCTCGCCGCCAAGGTCGTGGACAAACTCGTCGCCGCCGGCTTCGCGCGCTGCCAGGGCGGCGTCATGGCGCTCAACCCCCGCTGGTGCCGCACCACCGACGAATGGATCGCCGAGATCGAATCCTTCAACGCCGGCCTCGACGGCGACGCGCTCCTGCGCGCCACCGTGCTCTATGACCTGCGTTTCGTCGCCGGCGAACGCGAACTCTGCGACCGCCTCCGCGAGCACATCTACGCCACCGCGTCCACGAACCTGCCGCTCCAGCACCGCCTCGCCGAACTCATCGTGGACAACACCCCGCCGCTGAATTTCATCGGCCGCTTCGTCATCGAGAAGCTCGGCGGCGGTGGCGGCGAGTTTGACCTGAAAAACCGCGGCATGGCCCCGCTCCGTGACGCCGCGCGCCTCTTTTCGCTGCGCCACAAGCTCAGCCGCCGTTATTCGACCGGCGGCCGCTGGGACGAACTCCGCCGCACCGTCCCCCAGCGCGGCGAGCTCGCCGCGCTCGCCCGCGACGCCTACGATTATCTCCTGCGTCTCCGCACCCTCAACGGCCTCCGCCGCGGCGACTCCGGCCGCCACCTCGACCCGGAAAGCCTCACCAAGCTCGAACGCGCCCAGCTCGCCAACGTCTTCGACGTCGTCCGCACCGTGCAGCAGGCCGTGCGCATGGAGTTCGCCACCGACAACACGCGCATCGGATGA
- a CDS encoding ABC transporter ATP-binding protein, with translation MSDTAHTHQEDEFHSRLDTGMWLKLFRRARAMPRYLVPLIATAIFIAAAETTLSFMNKWVIDGVDRLGRDAPFALYITAFLALAALTSGGVWVFIEMAGNLSNRLAHDIRRDGFDRLQELEFAFYDTRPVGWLISRLTSDCDRLARIIAWGTLDIVWGSVFVTMIAAALLWINWRLGLIVLSVLPPLAFVSYWFQKRMLLSAREIRKYNSRITAGYNESIQGVRTTKTLVREAANLGEFKELTTRMLDASVRNARQSSLYYPIVATLGALAGGLALWHGGVLVNTRFLGADFTVGTLILCVQLAGMFFHPINQMARILTEMQAAQAAGERVLGLLATEPKIKDGPAVLERVKAEEPKAANRADGNTPPISALSRSVRIPPAPDGLPARIDTVEFRDVTFRYENGPVVLQNFNLTVRAGDTIALVGPSGGGKSTIVSLVCRFYEPVSGSILINGIDYRERPLQWFQSQLGIVLQAPHLFKGSVRENIRYGRLGATDAEIENAARLVNAHGFITQLDRGYDTEVGAGGNRLSTGQKQLISFARALLADPQIFVMDEATSSIDTETEQLIQRGLETVFAGRISFVIAHRLSTIRNAARILVIGRGRIEESGTHAELLARRGHYHELYTSQFKRERLEAALNE, from the coding sequence ATGTCCGACACCGCCCACACTCACCAGGAAGACGAATTCCACTCGCGCCTCGACACCGGCATGTGGCTGAAGCTCTTCCGCCGCGCGCGCGCCATGCCGCGCTACCTCGTCCCGCTCATCGCCACCGCCATCTTCATCGCCGCGGCCGAGACCACCCTCAGTTTCATGAACAAATGGGTCATCGACGGCGTTGACCGGCTCGGCCGGGACGCGCCCTTCGCGCTCTACATCACCGCGTTCCTCGCCCTCGCCGCGCTCACCTCCGGCGGCGTGTGGGTGTTCATCGAAATGGCCGGAAACCTCTCCAACCGCCTCGCCCACGACATCCGCCGCGACGGTTTCGACCGGCTCCAGGAACTCGAATTCGCGTTCTACGACACCCGCCCCGTGGGCTGGCTCATCTCGCGCCTCACCAGCGACTGCGACCGCCTCGCCCGCATCATCGCCTGGGGCACGCTCGACATCGTCTGGGGCTCCGTCTTCGTCACCATGATCGCCGCCGCGCTCCTCTGGATAAACTGGCGGCTCGGCCTCATCGTCCTCTCCGTCCTGCCACCCCTCGCCTTCGTCTCGTATTGGTTTCAAAAACGAATGCTCCTCTCCGCGCGCGAAATCCGGAAATACAATTCCAGGATCACCGCCGGCTACAATGAATCCATCCAGGGCGTGCGCACCACCAAGACCCTCGTGCGCGAGGCCGCCAATCTCGGCGAGTTCAAGGAGCTCACCACGCGCATGCTCGATGCCTCCGTGCGCAACGCCCGCCAAAGCTCGCTCTACTATCCCATCGTCGCGACCCTCGGCGCGCTCGCGGGCGGCCTCGCGCTCTGGCATGGCGGCGTGCTTGTCAACACGCGCTTCCTCGGCGCCGACTTCACCGTCGGCACGCTCATCCTCTGCGTGCAGCTCGCCGGCATGTTTTTCCATCCCATCAACCAGATGGCGCGCATCCTCACCGAAATGCAGGCCGCCCAGGCCGCCGGCGAGCGCGTCCTCGGCCTCCTCGCCACCGAGCCGAAAATCAAGGACGGCCCCGCCGTGCTGGAAAGAGTGAAGGCAGAAGAACCGAAGGCTGCAAACCGCGCGGACGGAAACACGCCGCCCATCTCCGCGTTGTCGCGCTCCGTCCGCATCCCGCCCGCCCCCGACGGCCTGCCCGCCCGCATCGACACCGTCGAATTCCGCGACGTCACCTTTCGCTATGAAAACGGCCCCGTCGTCCTGCAAAATTTCAACCTCACCGTCCGCGCCGGCGACACCATCGCGCTCGTCGGCCCCTCCGGCGGAGGCAAAAGCACCATTGTCTCGCTCGTCTGTCGTTTCTACGAGCCCGTCTCGGGCAGCATCCTCATCAACGGCATCGACTATCGCGAGCGCCCCCTGCAATGGTTCCAGTCGCAACTCGGCATCGTGCTCCAGGCGCCGCACCTCTTCAAAGGCAGCGTGCGCGAAAACATCCGCTACGGGCGCCTCGGCGCCACCGACGCCGAAATCGAAAACGCCGCGCGCCTCGTCAACGCGCACGGCTTCATCACACAACTCGACCGCGGCTACGACACCGAGGTCGGCGCGGGCGGCAACCGTCTCTCGACCGGGCAGAAGCAACTCATCTCCTTTGCCCGAGCGCTCCTCGCCGACCCGCAGATTTTCGTGATGGACGAGGCCACCTCCTCCATCGACACCGAGACCGAGCAACTCATCCAGCGCGGCCTCGAGACCGTCTTTGCCGGCCGCATCAGCTTCGTGATCGCCCACCGCCTCAGCACCATCCGCAACGCCGCGCGCATCCTCGTCATCGGCCGGGGCCGCATCGAGGAAAGCGGCACTCACGCCGAACTGCTCGCCCGGCGCGGCCACTATCACGAACTCTATACGAGCCAGTTCAAGCGCGAGCGCCTTGAGGCCGCGCTCAACGAATAA
- a CDS encoding TraR/DksA family transcriptional regulator, translated as MPSKKKTTPAQAADDSNARKIPKQPVPPKDDAVSAKPGKKSVEAKPAATPSAKSEAKAHARDLLRSRILGNKKPGKPIAFSLEEVREIAKSAAPAAAAEGAAKPVASARKAVPVDFNQPAAPSHVKAASLADIFGFNPKQQQKAAYEDPADIPEKFRRYYKLLIDLRQSLTEGLSLHTEETLKRSNKDDAGDLSSYGQHMADAGTDTFDRDFALSMVASEQEALSEIDAAIKRIKDGTYGTCEVTGKPIAKERLLAVPFTRYSAEAQKDIEKNRMRVRTAAGLFGELGGDEVGRSDDGDDE; from the coding sequence GTGCCATCCAAAAAGAAAACCACCCCGGCCCAAGCCGCCGACGATTCCAACGCCAGGAAAATTCCCAAGCAGCCGGTGCCGCCCAAGGACGATGCCGTCTCCGCCAAGCCGGGAAAAAAATCCGTTGAAGCGAAGCCTGCCGCGACCCCCTCCGCGAAAAGCGAGGCCAAGGCCCACGCGCGCGACCTGCTGCGCAGCCGCATCCTCGGCAACAAAAAACCCGGCAAGCCCATCGCGTTCAGCCTCGAGGAGGTCCGCGAAATCGCCAAGAGCGCGGCGCCCGCCGCCGCCGCCGAAGGCGCGGCCAAGCCCGTGGCCTCGGCCAGAAAGGCCGTCCCGGTTGACTTCAACCAGCCCGCCGCGCCTTCGCACGTGAAAGCCGCCTCGCTCGCGGACATCTTCGGCTTCAACCCGAAACAGCAGCAAAAAGCCGCCTACGAGGATCCCGCCGACATCCCGGAAAAATTCCGCCGCTACTACAAGCTCCTCATCGACCTCCGCCAATCGCTCACCGAGGGACTCTCGCTGCACACCGAGGAAACGCTCAAGCGCTCCAACAAGGACGACGCCGGCGACCTTTCCAGCTACGGGCAGCACATGGCCGACGCCGGCACCGACACGTTTGACCGCGACTTTGCGCTAAGCATGGTGGCCAGCGAACAGGAAGCGCTCTCCGAAATCGACGCCGCCATCAAGCGCATCAAGGACGGCACCTACGGCACCTGCGAAGTGACCGGCAAACCCATCGCCAAGGAACGCCTGCTCGCCGTGCCCTTCACCCGTTATTCCGCCGAGGCGCAAAAGGACATCGAGAAAAACCGCATGCGCGTGCGCACCGCCGCCGGACTCTTCGGCGAACTCGGCGGCGACGAGGTCGGCCGCTCCGACGACGGCGACGACGAATAA
- the ileS gene encoding isoleucine--tRNA ligase has translation MRANLVGREPARLAHWEKIDLYKLIQEKRASAPAFVLHDGPPFTNGDVHIGTALNKSLKDITLRYKTMRGFRTPYVPGWDCHGLPIEQKVTQRLRAENKQVSTAEMRALCDAFSEEWIATQKRQFKRLGVLADWKNEYKTKAPAFEADIVRTFAAFVEKGLVYRSKKPVYWSIPFETALAEAEIEYKDHVSPSIWVKFAVPAAEAEKFGLPSDKPLFVVIWTTTPWTIPANLAIAVHPEIEYVVADLGAERIIVAGPLLDATLAAAKVEPASVRILSRHKGAALENLAPRHPFIDRASPVVPADYVTTDSGTGCVHTAPGHGAEDYLTGLKYKLPIYCPVGDDGRYLDDGQIPADLVGLTTLETVEDLEKKRTSPANIAVLKKLDEAGALLAKARYAHSYPHCWRSKTPIIFRAVDQWFVALDQGGDASPRATALQAISGVQWVPSWGEARIRGAVESRPDWCISRQRSWGVPLICFYDEKKNAWLDAAVIRAVADKIATRGTNYWYDAAPAEILDGVALPAGWPAPAALACGRDTLDVWIDSGSSHAATLRRGQGATRWPADLYLEGSDQHRGWFQSSLWTGVIAHGAAPYKAVLTHGFIVGKDGKKISKSGQYEKPPTSDNYVNHYGADIVRLWVASQDFAQDITVSDLDKDLKDKGSILNIVAEIYRLFRNTFRYQLSNLFDFDAARDAVPLEKMDALDRWALHQTARLVRECTAAYDAYEYHRVYQLCSQFCAVTLSAVYHDILKDRLYTIGAAHPLRRSSQTAIHHIFRTLAKLLAPVLAFTADEAWAYHLSDTDFAPDGAAGGIHLENWPEPPASWTDDALDADFAALLKVRAQVTEAIEPHRAAGRIGKSLDAAVTITASGDTAALLARHHALLPELFIVSEVRLATGDDADSAALIAVQHCQELGHARCPRCWRWVPALQTTSHGDVCPRCADALASPPKT, from the coding sequence ATGAGGGCCAACCTCGTGGGCCGCGAGCCCGCCCGCCTCGCCCATTGGGAGAAAATCGACCTCTACAAACTCATTCAGGAAAAGCGTGCCTCCGCCCCCGCCTTCGTCCTTCACGACGGCCCCCCTTTCACCAACGGCGACGTCCACATCGGCACCGCGCTCAACAAATCGCTCAAGGACATCACTCTGCGCTACAAGACTATGCGCGGCTTCCGCACGCCCTACGTGCCCGGCTGGGACTGCCACGGCCTGCCCATCGAGCAGAAGGTCACGCAACGCCTGCGCGCCGAAAACAAACAAGTCTCCACCGCCGAAATGCGCGCCCTTTGCGACGCCTTTTCCGAGGAATGGATCGCCACGCAGAAACGCCAGTTCAAGCGCCTCGGCGTCCTGGCCGACTGGAAAAACGAATACAAGACCAAGGCCCCCGCGTTCGAGGCCGACATCGTCCGCACCTTCGCAGCGTTTGTCGAAAAAGGCCTCGTTTACCGCAGCAAAAAACCCGTTTACTGGTCCATCCCCTTCGAAACCGCGCTCGCCGAGGCGGAAATCGAATACAAGGACCATGTCTCGCCCTCCATCTGGGTGAAATTTGCCGTGCCCGCCGCCGAGGCGGAAAAATTCGGGCTTCCCTCCGATAAGCCGCTCTTTGTCGTCATCTGGACGACCACGCCGTGGACGATTCCCGCCAACCTCGCCATCGCGGTGCATCCGGAAATCGAATACGTCGTGGCCGATCTCGGCGCGGAACGCATCATCGTCGCCGGCCCGCTCCTCGATGCCACGCTCGCCGCCGCGAAAGTCGAACCCGCCTCCGTCAGGATCCTCTCGCGCCACAAGGGCGCCGCGCTCGAAAACCTCGCCCCGCGCCATCCCTTCATCGACCGCGCCTCGCCCGTCGTGCCCGCCGATTACGTCACGACCGACAGCGGCACCGGCTGCGTGCATACCGCGCCCGGCCATGGCGCGGAGGACTACCTCACCGGCCTCAAATACAAGCTCCCCATCTACTGCCCCGTCGGCGACGACGGCCGCTATCTCGACGACGGCCAGATCCCCGCCGATCTCGTCGGCCTCACCACGCTCGAAACCGTCGAGGACCTCGAAAAGAAGCGCACCTCGCCCGCCAACATCGCCGTCCTGAAAAAACTCGACGAGGCCGGCGCGCTCCTCGCCAAGGCCCGCTACGCGCACAGCTACCCGCACTGCTGGCGCTCGAAGACCCCCATCATTTTCCGTGCCGTCGACCAGTGGTTCGTCGCGCTCGACCAGGGCGGCGACGCCTCGCCGCGCGCCACCGCGCTCCAGGCCATCTCCGGTGTGCAATGGGTTCCCTCCTGGGGCGAAGCCCGCATCCGCGGCGCGGTCGAGTCGCGCCCCGACTGGTGCATCAGCCGCCAGCGCTCGTGGGGCGTGCCGCTCATCTGCTTCTACGACGAAAAGAAAAACGCCTGGCTCGACGCCGCCGTCATCCGCGCCGTCGCCGACAAAATCGCCACGCGCGGCACCAACTACTGGTATGACGCCGCGCCCGCCGAAATCCTCGACGGCGTCGCCCTCCCCGCCGGCTGGCCCGCGCCCGCCGCGCTCGCCTGCGGACGCGACACGCTCGACGTGTGGATCGATTCCGGCTCGTCGCACGCCGCCACGCTCCGGCGCGGCCAGGGCGCCACCCGGTGGCCCGCCGACCTCTACCTCGAAGGCTCCGACCAGCACCGCGGCTGGTTCCAATCCTCGCTCTGGACCGGCGTCATCGCGCACGGCGCCGCGCCCTACAAGGCGGTGCTCACGCACGGCTTCATCGTCGGCAAGGACGGCAAGAAAATCTCCAAGTCCGGCCAATACGAAAAACCCCCGACCTCCGACAACTACGTCAACCACTACGGCGCCGACATCGTCCGCCTCTGGGTCGCCTCGCAGGACTTCGCGCAGGACATCACCGTCTCCGACCTCGACAAGGACCTGAAGGACAAGGGCAGCATCCTCAACATCGTCGCCGAGATCTACCGCCTCTTCCGCAACACCTTCCGCTACCAGCTCTCGAACCTCTTCGATTTCGACGCCGCGCGCGACGCCGTGCCCCTTGAAAAAATGGACGCGCTCGACCGCTGGGCGCTGCACCAGACCGCGCGCCTCGTCCGCGAGTGCACCGCCGCGTATGACGCCTACGAATACCACCGCGTTTACCAGCTTTGCAGCCAGTTCTGCGCCGTCACCCTCTCCGCCGTCTATCACGACATCCTCAAGGACCGTCTCTACACCATCGGCGCCGCGCACCCGCTCCGCCGCTCCTCGCAGACCGCGATTCACCACATCTTCCGCACGCTGGCGAAACTCCTCGCCCCCGTGCTCGCCTTCACCGCCGACGAGGCCTGGGCGTATCATCTTTCGGATACAGACTTCGCCCCGGACGGCGCCGCCGGCGGCATCCACCTCGAAAACTGGCCCGAGCCGCCCGCGTCCTGGACCGACGACGCGCTCGACGCCGACTTCGCCGCGCTCCTCAAGGTCCGCGCGCAGGTCACCGAGGCCATCGAGCCGCACCGCGCCGCCGGCCGCATCGGCAAATCCCTCGACGCCGCCGTCACCATCACCGCCTCCGGCGACACGGCCGCGCTCCTCGCGCGCCACCACGCGCTGCTGCCCGAGCTTTTCATCGTCTCCGAAGTCCGCCTCGCCACCGGCGACGATGCGGACTCCGCCGCCCTGATCGCGGTGCAACATTGTCAGGAACTCGGCCACGCGCGCTGTCCGCGCTGCTGGCGCTGGGTTCCCGCCCTCCAGACCACCTCCCACGGCGACGTCTGCCCGCGCTGCGCGGATGCGCTCGCCAGCCCACCCAAAACATAA
- a CDS encoding 3'-5' exonuclease — translation MKWPWQKPKAPIVEAYLAATPRRIPKKTPLAEITFAVLDAETSGFDIQRNRILSLALVEVRGLRLRVPSAESWTVFQPDAVVNKAVAVHGILPAQTALGQPEEEVLAELLPRLHGAVVVGHHIGFDKAMLNAAMQRHHKTMLRNPILDTAALAMESIEAFARTAYPGQREPTLDEVCAQCDFTPIDRHTAEGDAFTTASLFLSMCARLQRRLNRPLCAGDLPLRDG, via the coding sequence ATGAAATGGCCGTGGCAAAAACCGAAGGCGCCCATCGTCGAGGCCTACCTCGCCGCCACCCCGCGCCGCATCCCGAAAAAAACGCCCCTCGCCGAAATCACCTTCGCCGTGCTGGATGCCGAGACCTCCGGCTTCGACATCCAGCGCAACCGCATCCTCTCGCTCGCGCTCGTCGAGGTGCGCGGGCTGCGCTTGCGGGTTCCCAGCGCGGAATCGTGGACGGTCTTCCAGCCCGATGCCGTCGTGAACAAAGCCGTGGCCGTGCACGGCATCCTGCCCGCGCAGACCGCGCTCGGCCAGCCCGAGGAGGAAGTCTTGGCCGAATTGCTCCCGCGCCTCCACGGCGCCGTCGTCGTCGGCCACCATATCGGCTTCGACAAGGCGATGCTCAACGCCGCCATGCAGCGCCACCACAAGACCATGCTGCGCAATCCGATCCTCGACACCGCCGCGCTCGCGATGGAATCGATCGAGGCCTTCGCCCGCACCGCCTATCCCGGCCAGCGCGAGCCGACGCTCGACGAAGTCTGCGCCCAATGCGATTTCACCCCCATCGACCGCCACACGGCGGAAGGCGACGCCTTCACGACCGCGTCGCTGTTCCTCTCCATGTGCGCCCGGCTCCAGCGCCGGCTCAACCGCCCTTTGTGCGCCGGCGACCTCCCGCTCCGCGATGGCTGA
- the lspA gene encoding signal peptidase II, producing MDPSVTSVSRGPGTPPPPTRMQRLLAYRWFHLCALAVFTLDQATKIWIHRTLDFGTYGPPGHIEIIPGFFNLVHVGNTGAAWSLFAGRSTLLAVLALGTLAAIFFWRRTLGLRQRAVQVGFGLLCGGIAGNLVDRMIHKHVIDFLDFHFGSYIYPTFNIADAGIVSGVALYLILAFRKPVEKT from the coding sequence ATGGACCCATCCGTCACTTCGGTTTCCCGCGGCCCCGGCACGCCGCCCCCGCCCACGCGGATGCAGCGCCTGCTGGCCTACCGCTGGTTCCATCTTTGCGCGCTCGCGGTCTTCACGCTCGACCAGGCCACGAAAATCTGGATACACCGCACCCTCGACTTCGGCACCTACGGTCCGCCGGGGCATATCGAGATCATCCCGGGCTTTTTCAACCTCGTGCACGTCGGCAACACCGGCGCGGCCTGGAGCCTGTTTGCCGGCCGCAGCACCCTGCTCGCCGTGCTTGCGCTCGGCACGCTCGCCGCGATCTTTTTCTGGCGCCGCACGCTCGGCCTCCGGCAGCGCGCCGTGCAGGTCGGTTTCGGCCTCCTCTGCGGCGGCATCGCGGGCAACCTCGTTGACCGCATGATCCACAAGCACGTCATCGACTTTCTCGATTTTCACTTCGGCAGCTACATCTACCCCACCTTCAACATCGCCGATGCCGGGATCGTCTCCGGCGTGGCACTCTATCTGATCCTCGCCTTTCGCAAGCCCGTGGAGAAAACGTAA
- a CDS encoding ABC transporter ATP-binding protein, producing the protein MSSQFRIIWRIMRGQRMRYGIALVCLAAATGLNYLVPLVGAAAIDHAIDHKPASGASGLVAATLDFLGGAEHLRAHLWLVIAAMVLVTAVSGVFSYLKGWLAALASDGIARRLKDELYDHLNHLPARYHDRADTGDLVQRCTSDVETARQFLAVQVMEIGNSLLLAGAALPLMLSLSAPMTLVSFALIPPLVIYSYIFFVRVRHVFKEVDESEGALTGVAQENLTGIRVVRAFARQDYERARFAVPNAAYRDASLRMIRLMAWYWSLSDLFSFAQVGLTLLVGSWWVATGGLTVGTLFAFITYLGIMLWPVRQMGRILTDLGKTTVSLGRIREILDERREQDHAAGPSATPAPAPGSSGMGVPPMPAGDKDQASSSKNPPGAAAPPAPLDPCRPPLAASARSAAAPPLPLTGRIRIRDLRYTHHGMARPALDGVSIDIEPGETLAIIGPSGSGKSTLMHLLLRLYDYDEGGIEIDGRELRAIPRKEIRARTGVVMQEPFLYARSLRENLRLGRGDAPEHEIEEAARAACIHESITNFEKGYDTLIGERGITLSGGQRQRMAIARAILKRPPILILDDALSAVDGETEALIIDALRQRRGRSTTLVIAHRLSTLAHADRVIVLDHGRVIQRGTHADLAARDGLYRRLWQIQNAIEEEFRAGAAG; encoded by the coding sequence ATGTCCTCCCAATTCCGAATCATCTGGCGCATCATGCGCGGGCAGCGCATGCGATACGGCATCGCGCTCGTCTGCCTCGCCGCCGCCACCGGGCTCAACTACCTCGTCCCGCTTGTCGGCGCCGCCGCCATCGACCATGCCATCGACCACAAACCGGCCTCCGGTGCCTCCGGGCTCGTCGCCGCGACCCTGGATTTCCTCGGCGGCGCGGAGCACCTGCGCGCGCACCTCTGGCTCGTGATCGCCGCCATGGTGCTCGTCACCGCCGTTTCCGGTGTGTTTTCCTACCTGAAAGGCTGGCTCGCCGCGCTCGCGAGCGACGGCATCGCGCGCCGCCTGAAGGACGAGCTCTACGATCACCTCAACCATCTCCCCGCCCGCTACCACGACCGCGCCGACACCGGCGACCTCGTGCAACGCTGCACCAGCGACGTCGAGACCGCGCGCCAGTTTCTCGCCGTGCAAGTCATGGAAATCGGCAACTCGCTCCTCCTCGCCGGCGCCGCGCTCCCGCTCATGCTCTCGCTGAGCGCGCCGATGACGCTGGTCTCGTTTGCGCTCATCCCGCCGCTCGTCATCTACAGCTACATCTTTTTCGTGCGCGTGCGCCACGTCTTCAAGGAAGTGGACGAATCCGAGGGCGCGCTCACCGGCGTCGCGCAGGAAAACCTCACCGGCATCCGCGTCGTGCGTGCCTTTGCCCGGCAGGATTACGAGCGCGCCCGTTTCGCCGTCCCCAACGCCGCCTACCGCGACGCGTCCCTGCGCATGATCCGCCTCATGGCGTGGTATTGGTCGCTCAGCGATTTGTTTTCCTTCGCCCAGGTCGGCCTCACGCTCTTGGTCGGCTCGTGGTGGGTGGCGACCGGCGGGCTCACCGTCGGCACGCTCTTCGCGTTCATCACCTACCTCGGCATCATGCTCTGGCCCGTGCGCCAGATGGGCCGCATCCTCACCGACCTGGGCAAAACCACCGTCTCCCTCGGCCGCATCCGCGAAATTCTGGATGAGCGACGCGAGCAAGACCACGCGGCCGGTCCCTCCGCGACGCCCGCGCCGGCGCCCGGTTCGAGTGGCATGGGCGTCCCGCCCATGCCGGCAGGTGACAAGGATCAAGCATCAAGTTCCAAGAATCCGCCGGGCGCGGCGGCGCCCCCGGCGCCTCTTGATCCTTGTCGCCCGCCACTTGCCGCTTCGGCGCGAAGCGCCGCCGCGCCGCCCCTTCCCCTCACCGGACGCATCCGCATCCGCGACCTGCGCTACACGCACCACGGCATGGCGCGCCCCGCGCTCGACGGCGTGTCCATCGACATCGAGCCCGGCGAAACCCTCGCCATCATCGGCCCGTCCGGCTCCGGCAAGAGCACGCTCATGCACCTGCTCCTCCGCCTTTACGACTACGACGAGGGCGGCATCGAAATCGACGGGCGCGAGTTGCGCGCCATCCCGCGCAAGGAAATCCGCGCCCGCACCGGCGTCGTCATGCAGGAGCCGTTTCTCTACGCCAGAAGCCTCCGCGAAAACCTCCGCCTCGGGCGCGGTGACGCCCCCGAGCACGAGATCGAGGAGGCCGCCCGCGCCGCCTGTATCCACGAATCGATTACAAATTTCGAGAAAGGCTACGACACCCTCATCGGCGAGCGCGGCATCACGCTTTCCGGCGGGCAGCGCCAGCGCATGGCCATCGCCCGCGCCATCCTCAAGCGCCCGCCGATCCTCATCCTCGACGACGCGCTCAGCGCCGTCGACGGCGAGACCGAGGCGCTCATCATCGACGCCCTCCGCCAGCGCCGCGGCCGCTCCACCACCCTCGTCATCGCGCACCGCCTCTCCACGCTCGCGCACGCCGACCGCGTGATCGTGCTCGACCACGGCCGCGTCATCCAGCGCGGCACGCACGCCGACCTCGCCGCCCGCGACGGGCTCTACCGCCGCCTTTGGCAGATCCAGAACGCCATCGAGGAGGAGTTCCGCGCCGGCGCCGCCGGATGA